A single window of Jaculus jaculus isolate mJacJac1 chromosome 14, mJacJac1.mat.Y.cur, whole genome shotgun sequence DNA harbors:
- the LOC123454743 gene encoding LOW QUALITY PROTEIN: endosome-associated-trafficking regulator 1-like (The sequence of the model RefSeq protein was modified relative to this genomic sequence to represent the inferred CDS: substituted 1 base at 1 genomic stop codon), with the protein MSGYARRPGAPPLSRTRSLVVPDDDKPEDLEEANPFSFKEFLKTKNLSLSKEDTSTNSRTYPKEASRHPLGLVHSSPTSQTMGYGLDYQQPFFEDPTGAGDLEEEEEEDGWDGAYMPSTVEQTHSSRVTGSTSPCDTYLSFFSNTSELAGPESLPPWTISDTNSHVSPASPARSPGADFAAHGESSGDXHPRTLQLKDENSKLRRKLNEVQSFSETQTEMVRTLERKLEAKMIKEESDFHDLESVVQQVEQNLELMTKRAIKAENHVVKLKQEVSLLQAQVSSCKRENEALRAGQGTSLTVVKQNTEVALQNLRIVMNNAHSSIKQLVSGAETLNLVAEILKSIDRISEVNKEEKS; encoded by the exons ATGTCAGGCTACGCGCGCCGCCCTGGCGCGCCCCCGCTGTCCCGGACTCGGAGCCTCGTCGTTCCCGACG ATGACAAACCGGAAGACCTTGAAGAGGCTAATCCATTCTCCTTTAAAGAGTTTCTAAAAACCAAGAACCTTAGCCTGTCGAAAGAAGACACGTCAACCAACAGTAGGACTTATCCGAAGGAAGCATCAAGGCACCCATTGGGACTAGTCCACAGTTCTCCAACCTCTCAGACCATGGGATATGGCCTGGATTATCAGCAGCCATTTTTTGAAGACCCAACAGGAGCCGGTGacctggaagaggaggaagaggaggatgggtGGGATGGAGCCTACATGCCATCTACCGTGGAACAGACTCACTCCTCCAGGGTCACAGGCAGCACGTCACCCTGTGACACAtacctttcctttttctccaaCACATCGGAGCTTGCAGGACCCGAGTCTTTGCCCCCATGGACCATTAGTGACACCAACTCGCATGTTTCCCCGGCATCTCCAGCCAGGAGTCCAGGTGCAGACTTTGCAGCACACGGAGAATCCTCGGGAGACTGACACCCGCGGACGCTGCAGCTAAAAGACGAAAATTCTAAACTAAGAAGAAAGCTGAATGAGGTTCAGAGCTTCTCTGAAACTCAAACAGAAATGGTGAGGACACTGGAGCGGAAGTTGGAAGCAAAGATGATCAAGGAGGAGAGTGACTTCCATGACCTGGAGTCGGTGGTCCAGCAAGTCGAGCAGAACCTCGAACTAATGACTAAACGGGCTATAAAGGCAGAAAATCATGTGGTAAAGCTGAAACAGGAAGTAAGCTTGCTCCAGGCACAGGTCTCCAGCTGCAAGAGGGAAAATGAAGCCTTGCGTGCAGGCCAGGGCACCAGCCTTACAGTGGTGAAACAGAACACGGAAGTGGCCTTGCAGAACCTCCGCATTGTCATGAACAATGCACACTCATCCATAAAGCAGCTGGTGTCTGGAGCAGAAACACTGAATCTTGTTGCTGAAATCCTGAAATCTATCGACAGAATTTCCGAAGTTAACAAGGAGGAGAAGTCTTGA